Proteins from a single region of Streptomyces spectabilis:
- a CDS encoding sensor histidine kinase: protein MVRSTWFLPSAVAAELDPDREDGDGGGRRVRRTLRDWVVDFCFFLIAVFIGLIGADGAAKNPALSEHMVVLDQLVGAASCAAVWLRRRWPVGLAVAMLLVGLVSDSAGGTALVAYFTLAVHRPFKYSALIGGLAVASIPVFYWLRPDGETPYLVSVGLISMVIVLVFAWGMLVRSRRQLLIALRDRARRAENEAALRAEQAQRLAREAIAREMHDVLAHRLTLLSVHAGALEFRPDAPQAEIARAAGVIRESAHEALQDLRQVIGVLRGGEAETSSGRPQPTLAALDTLVAESRDAGMKVVLDLRVADPKAVPAAIGRTAYRIAQEALTNARKHAPGAEVTVTVAGAPDEGLTVAVRNPAPPGDVPPVPGSGQGLIGLTERASLAGGRLAHGAGRDGGFAVEAWLPWG, encoded by the coding sequence GTGGTGCGCAGCACCTGGTTCCTGCCCTCGGCCGTCGCCGCCGAGCTGGACCCGGACCGCGAGGACGGGGACGGCGGAGGCAGGCGTGTGCGGCGCACCCTGCGCGACTGGGTCGTCGACTTCTGCTTCTTCCTGATCGCCGTGTTCATCGGCCTCATCGGTGCGGACGGCGCCGCCAAGAACCCGGCGCTCTCGGAGCACATGGTGGTGCTCGACCAGCTGGTCGGCGCCGCGTCGTGCGCCGCCGTCTGGCTGCGCAGGCGCTGGCCGGTGGGGCTCGCCGTGGCGATGCTGCTCGTCGGCCTGGTGTCCGACTCCGCGGGCGGCACCGCGCTCGTGGCCTACTTCACGCTCGCCGTGCACCGGCCGTTCAAGTACAGCGCGTTGATCGGCGGCCTCGCGGTGGCCTCGATCCCGGTGTTCTACTGGCTGCGGCCCGACGGCGAGACGCCGTACCTGGTGTCCGTCGGGCTGATCTCGATGGTCATCGTCCTCGTCTTCGCCTGGGGCATGCTCGTGCGCTCCCGGCGCCAGCTCCTGATCGCCCTGCGCGACCGGGCCCGGCGCGCCGAGAACGAGGCCGCGCTCCGCGCCGAGCAGGCCCAGCGGCTGGCCCGCGAGGCCATCGCGCGCGAGATGCACGACGTCCTCGCGCACCGCCTCACGCTGCTCAGCGTGCACGCGGGCGCCCTGGAGTTCCGGCCCGACGCCCCGCAGGCGGAGATCGCCCGCGCCGCCGGGGTCATCCGGGAGAGCGCGCACGAGGCCCTCCAGGACCTGCGCCAGGTCATCGGCGTGCTGCGCGGCGGCGAGGCGGAGACCTCCTCCGGGCGGCCCCAGCCCACCCTCGCCGCCCTCGACACGCTCGTCGCCGAGTCCCGCGACGCGGGCATGAAGGTGGTGCTCGACCTGCGCGTGGCCGACCCCAAGGCCGTGCCCGCCGCGATCGGCCGCACCGCGTACCGCATCGCTCAGGAAGCCCTGACCAACGCACGCAAGCACGCGCCGGGCGCCGAGGTCACCGTCACCGTCGCGGGCGCGCCCGACGAGGGCCTGACCGTGGCCGTCCGCAATCCGGCGCCCCCCGGCGACGTGCCGCCCGTGCCCGGCTCGGGGCAGGGGCTCATCGGGCTCACCGAACGGGCGTCGCTCGCGGGCGGGCGGCTCGCCCACGGCGCCGGGCGCGACGGCGGCTTCGCCGTCGAGGCGTGGCTGCCGTGGGGGTGA
- a CDS encoding response regulator, producing MKPIRLLLVDDDPLVRAGLSFMLGGADDIEIVGEAGDGSEVAALVGEVRPDVVLMDIRMPTMDGLAATEALRKRPDAPEVVVLTTFHADEQVLRALRAGAAGFVLKDTAPAEIVAAVRAVAAGEPVLSPSVTQQLISQVTGGGPQLDRRRRALARLGALGDREREVAVAVGRGASNADIAAELFLSVATVKAHVSRILTKLDLNNRVQIALLVHDADLLDGA from the coding sequence ATGAAACCGATCAGGCTCCTGCTCGTCGACGACGACCCGCTGGTCCGCGCCGGACTGTCCTTCATGCTCGGCGGCGCCGACGACATCGAGATCGTGGGCGAGGCGGGGGACGGCAGCGAGGTCGCCGCGCTGGTCGGCGAGGTGCGCCCTGACGTCGTCCTCATGGACATCCGGATGCCCACGATGGACGGCCTCGCCGCCACCGAGGCCCTGCGCAAGCGGCCCGACGCCCCCGAGGTCGTCGTCCTCACCACCTTCCACGCCGACGAGCAGGTGCTGCGGGCGCTGCGCGCCGGGGCCGCCGGGTTCGTCCTCAAGGACACCGCGCCCGCCGAGATCGTCGCGGCGGTACGGGCCGTGGCCGCCGGGGAGCCCGTGCTCTCGCCCTCGGTGACGCAGCAGCTGATCTCCCAGGTGACCGGGGGCGGCCCCCAGCTCGACCGGCGCCGGCGGGCCCTCGCCCGCCTCGGCGCGCTCGGGGACCGCGAGCGCGAGGTCGCCGTGGCGGTGGGCCGGGGCGCCTCCAACGCGGACATCGCCGCCGAGCTCTTCCTGAGCGTGGCCACGGTCAAGGCCCACGTGTCACGCATCCTGACGAAGCTGGACCTCAACAACCGCGTGCAGATCGCCCTCCTGGTCCACGACGCGGACCTCCTGGACGGGGCCTGA
- a CDS encoding cytochrome P450 family protein — protein MAEQAIDLSSYEDFTTDPHRAYAELRTRGPVHRVRFPPPDHDVDHYLVVGYEEARAALADPRLTKSTAGHADAIPDEQLIGPHLLTVDPPHHTRLRGLIAREFTARRVQALRPRVQRITDGLLDEMLAKGSRADLVEALAFPLPMTVICELLGVPDLDRERFRRLSHEAVSPTTEQWEDTVFVELAAYLDDLIEAKRAAPGDDLLSALIRTRAEDGDRLSHEELRGMAYLLLIAGHETTVHLITNTVHALLTRPAQLAALRADPSLLDGAIEEGLRHEGPVENSTYRFTTEPTEIGGVLIPAGAVVVVGLTAANHDPQKYGAPDDFDLRRAPQGHVAFGHGIHFCLGAPLARVEGRIAVASLLERCPDLALDGTAADWRPGLLMRGLQRLDVRW, from the coding sequence ATGGCAGAGCAGGCCATCGATCTCAGCTCGTACGAGGACTTCACCACCGACCCCCACCGCGCCTACGCCGAGTTGAGGACCCGCGGCCCCGTCCACCGCGTCCGCTTCCCACCCCCGGACCACGACGTCGACCACTACTTGGTGGTGGGCTACGAGGAGGCCCGCGCCGCCCTCGCCGACCCCCGCCTGACCAAGTCGACCGCGGGCCACGCCGACGCCATACCGGACGAGCAGCTGATCGGCCCGCACCTCCTGACGGTGGACCCGCCGCACCACACCCGCCTGCGTGGCCTGATCGCCCGCGAGTTCACCGCCCGCCGCGTCCAGGCCCTTCGCCCGCGCGTCCAGCGGATCACGGACGGCCTCCTCGACGAGATGCTCGCCAAGGGCAGCCGCGCCGACCTGGTCGAGGCGCTCGCCTTCCCGCTGCCCATGACGGTCATCTGCGAGCTCCTCGGCGTCCCCGACCTGGACCGCGAGCGCTTCCGCCGCCTGTCGCACGAGGCCGTCTCGCCGACGACGGAGCAGTGGGAGGACACGGTCTTCGTCGAACTCGCCGCCTATCTGGACGACTTGATCGAGGCCAAGCGCGCGGCCCCCGGCGACGACCTGCTCAGCGCCCTGATCCGCACCCGCGCGGAGGACGGCGACCGGCTCTCCCACGAGGAGCTGCGCGGCATGGCGTATCTCCTGCTCATCGCGGGACACGAGACGACGGTCCACCTCATCACCAACACCGTCCACGCCCTGCTCACCCGCCCCGCCCAACTGGCCGCGCTGCGCGCCGACCCGAGCCTGCTGGACGGCGCGATCGAGGAAGGCCTGCGCCACGAGGGCCCGGTGGAGAACTCCACGTACCGCTTCACCACCGAGCCCACCGAGATCGGCGGCGTGCTGATCCCGGCGGGAGCCGTCGTCGTGGTCGGCCTCACCGCGGCCAACCACGACCCGCAGAAGTACGGGGCGCCGGACGACTTCGACCTGCGCCGCGCCCCCCAGGGCCATGTCGCCTTCGGCCACGGCATCCACTTCTGCCTGGGCGCCCCGCTGGCCCGCGTCGAGGGCCGGATCGCCGTCGCCTCGCTCCTGGAGCGCTGCCCGGACCTCGCCCTGGACGGCACCGCGGCCGACTGGCGCCCGGGCCTGCTGATGCGGGGGCTTCAGCGCCTCGACGTCCGCTGGTAG